The sequence AGCCCATCGTGCTGCCCGGCGAGGAGATGACGGTCCACGTCATCAAAGACGGCAAAGAGCAAGGTCAGGGCGTCGGCTACTTGGACGACGGCACCATGATCGTCGTGGACGGCGGCCGGCCGTACATCGGCGAGTCGGTGGGCGTCCTGGTAACCAGCGTGCTGCAGACGGCCGCCGGCCGCATGATCTTCGCGAAACCCAAGCAGGCCGCCGAGCGGGCGATGTAGCGCCCGCTCGGCTTTTTTCCGGCCGCCGGGGCGGACCCCGGAAACCGCCGGCCGCGGCAGGTTTTGTGCGCCGGAGATCGAATGTTGTTAGGGTGATTTCCGAGGCGAGACGCCACTATACCGCCGCGGTCGTCATCCCGGCCGCGGGTGCGGGTCATCGCATGGGTCGGCTGGGGCAGCCGAAACAGTTCATGCCGCTGCTCGGCGACCCCGTCATTTTGTGGACGCTGCGCGCTTGCGCCGCCGCGCCGTCGGTGTCGGAGCTGGTGCTGGTGGTGGCCGAGGGGGATGTAGCGTACGTGCGCGCCCGCTTGGGCGGCGAGTGGCAGCTGCCTAAGCCGGTGACGGTAACGGCGGGCGGTGCGTCCCGGCAGCAGTCGGTGTACGCGGGATTGCGGGCCCTGGCGCAGCCGGTGGACTTGGTGGCCGTCCACGACGGCGTGCGGCCGCTGATGAGCCCGGCGCTGCTGGAACGCACGCTGGCGGCGGCGTGCGAACACGGCGCGGCCACGGCGGCCGTGCCGCTCAAGGATACGGTCAAACTGGTGGAGTCCGGGTGGGTCCAGTCGACGCCTCCCAGGGCTCGCTTGCGCGCGGTGCAGACGCCGCAGGCGTTCCGGCGCGAGCTGCTGCTTGCGGCCCACGACCGGGCGGCTGCGGACGGCGTCGAGGCCACGGACGACGCCGCGCTGGTGGAGCGCCTGGGACAGCCGGTGGCGGTCGTCGAGGGCGAGTACAGCAACATAAAGATTACTACGCCCGAGGATTTGCTGGTGGCCGAGGCGCTCTTGCGGGCCCGGATCCACGGCCGGGCGCTTGCCGAAGCCGCCGGAAAAGAGCCGGCCGAGCGGAGGGAAGCGACGGTGCGAGTAGGCTACGGCTACGACGTGCATCGCCTGGCGGCGGGGCGGCGGCTGGTCATCGGCGGCGTGGAAATCCCTTACGAGCGCGGCTTGCTGGGCCACTCCGACGCCGACGTGCTGCTGCACGCCATCGCGGACGCTTTGCTGGGCGCGGCGGGTCTCGGCGACATCGGCCGTCATTTTCCGGACAGCGATCCGGCCTACAAGGACGTCGCCAGCGTCAAGCTGCTGCGTCACGTGCGCGAGCTCGTGGGCGCCGCCGGCTGGCGTGTCGGCAACGTGGATGCCACCGTCATCGCCGAGGCGCCGCGCCTCGCACCGTTCATTCCGCGCATGATCCGCTGCATCAGCGAAGCGCTGGGCGTGGATCCGTCGGCGGTCAACGTCAAGGCGACTACGTCGGAGAAACTGGGCTTCATCGGGGCAGGCGAGGGCATCGCCGCGCACGCTGTGGCCACGCTGTACGCGGACGGGGAGCCGCGATGAGGCCGCGCCGCGCTCGGTTCCGCTGGCTCCATCGCCGGCTGGGGCGCCGGGGGCGAGTGCTTGTGGCCGTCGCGGCCGTTTCCCTGTTGCTGGGCTTTGCGCTGGGGTTCCTGGGCGTAGGCCAGCAGGCGCGGCAGGCGGCGCGGGCTCCGGCCACGGCGGACGCTGGCGGCGGGCCCGCGCTGGGACAACGGGCCATCTGGGTCGTCCGGCACATGCTGCGCTCGCCCGAGTCGGTGGACCAAGTCCTCGCACTGGCGCAGGACGTGGGCGCCGATACGCTGTTCGTGCAAGTGAACGGCCGGATGGAGGCGTACTACGCGTCGGCGCTCCTGCCGCCGGCTCAGGACGCGGCGCCGGGTTTCGACGCCTTGGCGTACTTGCTTCCTCGCGCCAAGGCCGCAGGTTTGCGGGTGCACGCGTGGATCAACGCCTTTACCGCCGGTATGCTGACCGACTGGCCTCAGCATCCCGACCACATCCTCAACCGGCACCCAGAATGGGTGACAGTGGACCGCAGCGGGCGGTCGCTGCTGGACTACAGCTGGCAGGAGGCGCAAGCCCTGGTACCGGCGCGCATGCTGGATCCGGGCGTGCCCGAGGTACAGCGCTTCGTAGCCGACATGGTGCTGGAAGTGGTGGACCGCTACGACGTGGACGGCGTGCACCTGGACTACGTCCGCTACCCCTCGCGCCGCTTCGGCTACCACCCGGAGAGCCTCCGGCGCTTCGCGGCGGAACACGGCTTTGACCCGCAAGAGCTGGAGCAAAACGCGGTGGCGTTCGCCGCAGCGTATGGGCGCGACGAGCTGCTGCGGCGGCTGGCGCTGTGGGACGAGTGGCGGCGGGCGCAAGTGACGCAGTTGGTGGCGCGGCTGGCGGAGGAGTTGGCTCGCCGGCCCCGACCCGTGTTCTTGTCGGTGGCGGCGGGAGCCGACGCGGCCGACGCCGTGGGCGAGCGCCTGCAAGACTGGCCCGGCTGGATGGAACGCAGGCTGGTCGACGCCGTGGTCGTTATGGCCTACAACGCGGACACCGAGCGCTTCGTCGCGCATGTGGCCGAGGCGGTCGCGCTGGGGCGGCGGTTCGGCGTGCCGGTTTACGCCGGTGTGGGGGCATACTTGCTGGGCGGCGACGGGCAGTTGCTGCGCCGGCAGCTGGAGGTGGCCCGGCAGGCGGGTGCCGCGGGCGTGGCCGTCTTCTCCTACGACACGCTGGCGGAGGAACCCGGTCTCCGCGCGGCGCTGCGGGCGGCATGGCGCGGCGAGCCGGCGCCGTGAGGGCCTCGGCACGGGAAGTCCACCGAGCCGGCGCGCGGGAGGGACCGAAACTCGGGTGCAGCCGATGCGGGAACAAGTGACGCGGGATTTCACCGTGGCGACGTTCGTCGTCCACGAGGACAAGCTGCTCATGCTGTACCACGAAAAGCTGGCGATGTGGCTGCCGCCCGGCGGCCACATCGAGCCCAACGAGCTGCCGGACGAAGCCGCGGTGCGGGAAGTGCGCGAGGAGACCGGCGTCGAGGTGGAGCTGGTGGGCCCGCGAGCGCTGCCGGTGGAGTATCCCCGCCAGCTCGTCATTCCTGAAGGCATCCAAGTGGAGCGCATCGCGCCCGGCCACGAGCACATCGACTTGGTCTACTTCGCGCGGCCCGTGGGCAGCACCCGCATCGTCCCCGGGCCCGGCGTCAGCCACGTGGGCTGGTACACGAAAGCCGAGCTGGATCGGCTGCCGCTGACGGAAGAGATGCGGCTGTGGGTCGAGCGAGCGCTGCGCAAGCTGGGCTCGGCGCCGCGCTGAAGCGCCGTTGCGCCGGAGACGGCACGGCCGGCGTCAGCGGCGCCGGCCGTGGGCGCGGATGAAGTCGACGATGGTTTGCAGGGGCGTACCCGGACCGAACACGGCGGCGACGCCCATTTCTTTCAGCTTCGGCACGTCTTCGGCCGGAATGATGCCTCCGACGACGACCGTGATGTCGTCGGCTCCCTGCTCCCGCAAGCCGGCCATAATCTTTGGCACCAAAGTCATGTGGGCGCCCGAGAGCATGCTGAGCCCCAGCACGTCCACGTCTTCCTGAATAGCCGCTTCCACCACTTGTTCCGGCGTCTGGCGCAAGCCCGTGTAGATGACTTCCATCCCCGCGTCCCGCAGCGCCCGCACGATGACTTTCGCGCCGCGGTCGTGGCCGTCCAAGCCGGGCTTGGCCACCAACACCCGCAGTGTGCGCTCCGCCTGCGTCGCCACGCCGCATGCCCCCCGACGACTCGAATCTCGTTACTCGTCCACGCGCATCTCTCTAGCCCACGCGAAAATCTCTAGACCACGCGAATCTCCTTGTATTCGCCGAACACGGCGCGCAGCTCGTCCACGACTTCACCCAGCGTCGCGTACGCTTTGACCGCCTCGAGAACGGGCGGGACCAAGTTGCCGCCTTGGGCCGCGACCCGCCGCACCTCCGCCAGCGCCGCCCGGACGCGCCGGTTGTCCCGCGTCGCCTTCACCCGAGCCAGCCGTTCCAACTGCTTGCGCTGAATCTCGGCCCCGATCTTCAAGATGGGCACCGGCGCCGTCTCTTCGGTGAGGTACTCGTTGACGCCGACGATGATCTGCTGCTTGGACTCGACGCGCTGCTGGTAGCGGTACGCCGCTTCCGCGATCTCCCGCTGGAAGAATCCTTGCTCGATAGCGGGAATGACGCCGCCCAGCTCGTCGATGCGGCGGAAGTACTCCCACACGCCTTGTTCCATCTCGTTGGTCAGCGCTTCCACGTAATACGAGCCCGCCAGCGGGTCCACCGTGTTGGCCACGCCGCTTTCCTCGGCGATGATCTGCTGCGTCCGCAGGGCGATGGTCACGGCGTGCTCGGTGGGTAAGGACAGCGCTTCGTCCAACGAGTTGGTATGCAGCGACTGGGTGCCGCCCAGCACCGCCGCCAGGGCTTGGATGGTAGTGCGTACGATGTTGTTATACGGCTGCTGGGCCGTCAGCGAGCAGCCGGCCGTCTGCGTGTGGAAGCGCAGCATCCACGAGCGGGGGTTCTTGGCGCCGAATTCGTCCCGCATGATTTTCGCCCACACGCGCCGGGCGGCGCGGAACTTGGCCACTTCTTCGAACAAGTCGTTGTGGGCGTTGAAGAAGAACGACAGGCGCGGCGCGAACTCGTCTACGTCAAGCCCGGCGGCGATGCCCGCCCGCACGTACTCGCGGCCGTTGGCCAGCGTGAAAGCCAGCTCCTGCAGCGCTGTCGCTCCGGCCTCGCGGATGTGGTAACCGCTGATGCTGATGGTGTTCCAGCGGGGCACGTGCTTGGAGCAGAAGGCGAAGATGTCGGTGATGAGCCGCATGGAAGGCTTGGGCGGGAAGATCCACTCGTTCTGCGCGATGTATTCTTTCAGGATGTCGTTTTGAATGGTGCCGGACAGTTTCTCGAAGGGAACGCCCTGTTTTTCCGCGACGGCCAGGTACATGGCAAACAGAACAATGGCGGGCCCGTTGATGGTCATCGATGTGGTGACCTGGTCGAGGGGGATGCCGTCGAAGAGCGTCTCCATGTCGGCTAAAGTTGAGACCGCCACGCCTTCGACGCCCACTTCGCCGTCGGCCCAAGGCGAGTCGGAGTCGTAGCCCATCAGCGTCGGCAAGTCGAAGGCGACCGACAAACCTGTCTGCCCGTTGGCGAGCAAGTACTTGAACCGTTCATTCGTCTCCTCGGCGGTCCCGAAGCCGGCGAACTGGCGCATCGTCCACAGGCGGCCCCGGTACATGGTCGGGTGAATGCCCCGCGTAAACGGGTACTCGCCCGGGTCACCCAAGTCGCGCGCATAGTCCAAATCTTTGATGTCGTCGGGACCATATACTCTTTTCACGGGTCGACCGGAGATGGTCAAAAATTCTTGCTTTCGCTCGCGCAACGCTCCCCCGTCCGCCGACGCCGCCGGCGGACCGACAACCCGATCCTCGGTGCGGCTCACGGAGAAACCCCTCCCGATATGGTGCGCTGCCCTCCGCGGGCGTCCGCTTTCAGCGTACGCTGCGGGACCGCCGTCGTTGCCCGTGCGACGGGGCGTTATCTTCCGTTCCACACCGGAAGGGCCAGCTCCTGCCGCTGTGATGCGCTCAGCGGCGGGCGCGGCGCACCGCCATCCGCTTGCCGTCGGTGCGGCGGGCCGGTAGGATGAGACTGAAGGGGGTTGTCCGGTGGCTCCGGCGTCGGTTTTGCTGGACATCAAACAGGTGGCGTTCCTGTGGCTCGTGGCGGGGAACGTCTTGCTCATGGCGTGGGCGCTGGCGCTGTACTGGCGCGGGCGGAGCGGCGCCGGCCCGCTGTACTATCGTGTGGTCGTGCTGTTCCAGTCGCTGGTGTTCCTGGCCATCGTCGTTGGCCTTGGGCTGTTGCTGGCCGGGCACCGCACGACGCCCGGCCATTTCCTGTACGCGTTCTTGAACGGCGCGCTGGCGCTCGTGCGCGTGAGCTGGCACGGGCGCATCATGCGCGCGGGGCGCCAGGGATTGCTTTGGCTCGCCTTTTTGGCGGCGCTGGGCGCGGCGCTGGCGGCTCGCTCGGCCGTCACCGCGCGGTAGGCGCAACCCGGCGCTAGTCCCAGCTCAGGTTGCGCATGCACTCCGGGCACGGCCGGAAATGCTCCAGTTCAATCATGAGCTTGACGGTGTCCGGATCGGCGATGGTCACCTGGTCGTCGCTGGCTTCGCTGTACAGCCCACAGTGTTCGGTTTGGCATTCGGTGTCGTGGATGACGCGGGTGCGTTCGTTGGCGACGAACATGGCCGGCCCCCCTTTGGCGGCTCCGCCCGGCACGGCGGTGGATCATGCCTCTAGCAGTAGTATGGCTGCGGGCGGCGCCGGCCTATGAGCCGTGCGGGCACAGAAAAGGAAAGGAAAAGGCCGGGGAAGCAGGGTTCCCCGGCCTGTTTTTTCGCTTGACGCGGGTTGTGGGCGCGCGGGCCGGCGCGTGGGCTCGTCGTCCGGGCCTTAGATGTGAATCGCGCGGCCCAACGCCGCCAGGGCCGCTTCCTTCACGGCTTCCGACAGCGTCGGATGCGCGTGGATGGTGGCCGCCACGTCGTGCAGCGTCGTCTCGATGGTGAGCCCCAGTCCGATTTCGGCCATCAGTTCGGACGCTTCGGGCGCGAGGATGTGCACGCCGAGAATTTCGTCGTAGCGCGACTCGGCCACGATCTTGACGAACCCGTCCGTGCGGCCCGTGGCCACGGCCAGGCCGTTGCCGCGCAAAGGGAAGATGCCGGTCTTGACGTCGTAGCCGCGCTCGCGCGCCTGCGCTTCCGTCAGGCCCACGGAAGCCACCTGGGGATGGCAATACGTGGCGCGCGGGATCTTGTCGTAGTTGATGGGATGCACGTCGCCGCCGGCGATGGTTTCCACCGCCACGATGCCTTCCTCCGACGCCACGTGGGCCAGCTGCGGGCCGCCGATGACGTCGCCGATGGCGTAAATGCCCGGCACGTTGGTTTGCATGCGTTCGTTGACCTGGATGAAGCCGCGCTCGATCTTGACGCCCAGCTCTTCGAGGCCCAAGTTGGCGCTGTTGGGCGCAACGCCTATCGCCACCAGCACCTGATCCGCCTTGACGGCCCGCTCCTGCCCGCCGACGGCCACATGCACGGTGACGCCTTGCCCGTGCTTCTCGACGCCTTTGACCATCGCGCCGGTCAAAATGTCGATGCCGCGCTTGGTGAACAGCTTGGCCAGCTCTTGGCTAATCTCCGGCTCCTCCAGGGGCAGGATGCGATCCAGCGCCTCGATGAGCGTGATCTTGACGCCGAACGTGTTGAAAATCTGCGCGAACTCGACGCCGATGGCGCCCGCGCCGATGATGGCCATCGACTGCGGCAGCTCCGTAAGGGACAACGCGTCTCGGCTCGTCAGCACGTACTTGCCGTCGGGCTCCACGCCGGGCAGGGAGCGGGGCCGGGCGCCGGTGGCGACGATGATGTTCTTCGCTTCGACGGTGCGGACGCCGTCTTTGCCTTCCACCACCACGCGGCCGGGACCGGCGAGGCGCGCCGAGCCGTTGTAGACCGTGACTCCGTTGGAGCGCATCAAGTACTCGACGCCTTTGCGCAGCCGCTCGGCGGCACGCCGGCTGTTTTTCTGCGCGGCGGCGTAGTCGATCTTGTAACTCTCCACGATGACGCCGTGTTGCGCGGCTTCCTTGACGCTCTCCAGCACGCCCGCGCTGTAGAGCAGCGCCTTGGTCGGAATGCAGCCCCAGTTGAGGCAGGTGCCGCCCAGATCTTCTTTCTCGACCAAGCCGACGTTGAGACCTAGCTGGCGCCCGCGGATGGCGGCCACGTAGCCGCCCGGTCCCCCGCCGATGATGACGACGTCGTGTCGCGCCGTTTGGTTGCTCACTGCCTTCACCTTCTTTTCTCTTCAGGCTCCTCTGGGCCGTTCAGGCTCGTCTTAGAAACGCGCGGCGCGCCGGCAAGGCCATTGCCTTGCCGGCGCCGAACGTCACACCAAGAGCCGCAGCGGGTTTTCCAGCACGTTCTTCAGTTCTTGCAGGAAGAGCGCCACCTGGGCGCCGTCGGCAACCCGGTGGTCGGCCGACACGGTGACCCGCATGACCTTGCCCACGGTCAGCTGGCCGTTGCGCACCACGGGCTGCTCCTGCACGGCGCCGACGGCCAGAATCGCCGCCTGCGGCGGGTTGATGATGGCCGCGAACTCCTCGACGCCGAACATGCCGAGGTTGCTGATGGTGAACGTGCCGCCCTGATACTGCTCTGGCCGCAGGGTACCGGCTCGGGCGGCTTCCGCCAAGGCGCGGGCTTCCTGCGAGATCTGGAGCAGAGACTTGGCGTGGGCGTCGCGGATGACGGGCGTGATGAGCCCGTCGTCCAGGGCGACCGCCACCGCCATGTGCACCGCGCCGTGGATGCGGATGGCGTTGCCTTCGAAGGTGGCATTCAAGTACGGGTGCTTCAGCAAGGCGATGGCCGTCGCCTTGATGACCATGTCGTTGACGGACACCTTGACCTGCCCGTCGCCCAGCTGATTCAAATTGGCCCGCAGCTCCATGGCCTTGTCCATGTCGATGGCCATGGTGACGTAGAAGTGCGGTGCCTGCTGCTTGCTTTCGGACATGCGCCGGGCGATGGTCTCGCGCATGCGCGTCAGGGGCACGACCCGGTCGGCCGGAGAGGGAGCGGCAGGCGCCGCTGCAGCCGCCGGCACCGCCGGAGCCGCTGCTGGGGCTGTGGCTGCCGGAGCGGCGGCGCGAGCTTGCTCCACGGCTTGCAGCACGTCGGCTTTCACGATGCGGCCGCCCGGCCCGCTGCCCGTCAGCGTCTGCAGGGCGATGCCGTGCTCGGCCGCCAGCCGGCGGGCCAGCGGCGAAGCTTTGATGCGCCCACCCTCCGCCGGCGCCGACACGCCGTTGGCCACAGGCTCGGCCGCCGCGGGAGCCGCCGCAGTGGGCTGCGCCGCGGGCTGTGCCGGGGGCGCGGCGATTTCGGCGGCCTGCCCCGCCGGCTCTTCAGGCGCCTGTTCGTCGCCGGTGTCGATGACGGCGATGGGCTGGCCGACGGGTACCGTGGTCCCTTCCTCGACCAGGAGCTTGGTCACCACGCCCGAGAAAAACGATTCCAGTTCGACGATGGCCTTGTCCGTCTCGATTTCCGCCAGCGGTTCGCCTTTTTCCACCTTGTCGCCGGGCTGCTTCAGCCAGCGCACGAGGGTGCCCTCGCGCATGTCGAACCCCAGCTGGGGCATCGTTACAGTGGCCACAACTCGTTCCCTCCTTGGCTAGGCGCGGGCCTCGCTCAGCGGGCCGCGGCCGTGCCGCCGATGCGGATGTTCAGCACTTGCAGGCACGCGTCGACGATGTCGTCGTGATTCGGCAGCGCGAGCTGCTCCAAGTTGGCGGCGTAGGGAAGCGGCGCTTCCTTCTGATTGACACGCAGCACCGGCGC is a genomic window of Bacillota bacterium containing:
- a CDS encoding bifunctional 2-C-methyl-D-erythritol 4-phosphate cytidylyltransferase/2-C-methyl-D-erythritol 2,4-cyclodiphosphate synthase; its protein translation is MGRLGQPKQFMPLLGDPVILWTLRACAAAPSVSELVLVVAEGDVAYVRARLGGEWQLPKPVTVTAGGASRQQSVYAGLRALAQPVDLVAVHDGVRPLMSPALLERTLAAACEHGAATAAVPLKDTVKLVESGWVQSTPPRARLRAVQTPQAFRRELLLAAHDRAAADGVEATDDAALVERLGQPVAVVEGEYSNIKITTPEDLLVAEALLRARIHGRALAEAAGKEPAERREATVRVGYGYDVHRLAAGRRLVIGGVEIPYERGLLGHSDADVLLHAIADALLGAAGLGDIGRHFPDSDPAYKDVASVKLLRHVRELVGAAGWRVGNVDATVIAEAPRLAPFIPRMIRCISEALGVDPSAVNVKATTSEKLGFIGAGEGIAAHAVATLYADGEPR
- a CDS encoding NUDIX hydrolase; translation: MREQVTRDFTVATFVVHEDKLLMLYHEKLAMWLPPGGHIEPNELPDEAAVREVREETGVEVELVGPRALPVEYPRQLVIPEGIQVERIAPGHEHIDLVYFARPVGSTRIVPGPGVSHVGWYTKAELDRLPLTEEMRLWVERALRKLGSAPR
- a CDS encoding methylmalonyl-CoA mutase, whose protein sequence is MATQAERTLRVLVAKPGLDGHDRGAKVIVRALRDAGMEVIYTGLRQTPEQVVEAAIQEDVDVLGLSMLSGAHMTLVPKIMAGLREQGADDITVVVGGIIPAEDVPKLKEMGVAAVFGPGTPLQTIVDFIRAHGRRR
- a CDS encoding methylmalonyl-CoA mutase — encoded protein: MSSKTDAGATGQPPSVSSYRPAAPTASGWRCAAPAAERITAAGAGPSGVERKITPRRTGNDGGPAAYAESGRPRRAAHHIGRGFSVSRTEDRVVGPPAASADGGALRERKQEFLTISGRPVKRVYGPDDIKDLDYARDLGDPGEYPFTRGIHPTMYRGRLWTMRQFAGFGTAEETNERFKYLLANGQTGLSVAFDLPTLMGYDSDSPWADGEVGVEGVAVSTLADMETLFDGIPLDQVTTSMTINGPAIVLFAMYLAVAEKQGVPFEKLSGTIQNDILKEYIAQNEWIFPPKPSMRLITDIFAFCSKHVPRWNTISISGYHIREAGATALQELAFTLANGREYVRAGIAAGLDVDEFAPRLSFFFNAHNDLFEEVAKFRAARRVWAKIMRDEFGAKNPRSWMLRFHTQTAGCSLTAQQPYNNIVRTTIQALAAVLGGTQSLHTNSLDEALSLPTEHAVTIALRTQQIIAEESGVANTVDPLAGSYYVEALTNEMEQGVWEYFRRIDELGGVIPAIEQGFFQREIAEAAYRYQQRVESKQQIIVGVNEYLTEETAPVPILKIGAEIQRKQLERLARVKATRDNRRVRAALAEVRRVAAQGGNLVPPVLEAVKAYATLGEVVDELRAVFGEYKEIRVV
- the lpdA gene encoding dihydrolipoyl dehydrogenase; amino-acid sequence: MSNQTARHDVVIIGGGPGGYVAAIRGRQLGLNVGLVEKEDLGGTCLNWGCIPTKALLYSAGVLESVKEAAQHGVIVESYKIDYAAAQKNSRRAAERLRKGVEYLMRSNGVTVYNGSARLAGPGRVVVEGKDGVRTVEAKNIIVATGARPRSLPGVEPDGKYVLTSRDALSLTELPQSMAIIGAGAIGVEFAQIFNTFGVKITLIEALDRILPLEEPEISQELAKLFTKRGIDILTGAMVKGVEKHGQGVTVHVAVGGQERAVKADQVLVAIGVAPNSANLGLEELGVKIERGFIQVNERMQTNVPGIYAIGDVIGGPQLAHVASEEGIVAVETIAGGDVHPINYDKIPRATYCHPQVASVGLTEAQARERGYDVKTGIFPLRGNGLAVATGRTDGFVKIVAESRYDEILGVHILAPEASELMAEIGLGLTIETTLHDVAATIHAHPTLSEAVKEAALAALGRAIHI
- a CDS encoding pyruvate dehydrogenase complex dihydrolipoamide acetyltransferase — its product is MPQLGFDMREGTLVRWLKQPGDKVEKGEPLAEIETDKAIVELESFFSGVVTKLLVEEGTTVPVGQPIAVIDTGDEQAPEEPAGQAAEIAAPPAQPAAQPTAAAPAAAEPVANGVSAPAEGGRIKASPLARRLAAEHGIALQTLTGSGPGGRIVKADVLQAVEQARAAAPAATAPAAAPAVPAAAAAPAAPSPADRVVPLTRMRETIARRMSESKQQAPHFYVTMAIDMDKAMELRANLNQLGDGQVKVSVNDMVIKATAIALLKHPYLNATFEGNAIRIHGAVHMAVAVALDDGLITPVIRDAHAKSLLQISQEARALAEAARAGTLRPEQYQGGTFTISNLGMFGVEEFAAIINPPQAAILAVGAVQEQPVVRNGQLTVGKVMRVTVSADHRVADGAQVALFLQELKNVLENPLRLLV